In Synechococcus sp. CC9616, the following are encoded in one genomic region:
- a CDS encoding diflavin flavoprotein has protein sequence MVVAPAAPRLSLQCEAIAADTSTIRSLDWERSRFDIEFGLRNGTTYNSFLVRGERTALIDTSHAKFRDTWIPLLKDQIDPSTIDVLIVSHTEPDHSGLIGDLIDLNPNIEIVGSKVALQFLQDQVHRPFKSRAVKSGEEFDLGTNPESGIQHRFEFLSAPNLHWPDTIFSFDHGTGILYTCDAFGLHYCSEDVFDADPGAIAPDFRFYYDCLMGPNARSVLQALKRMDGLPEINTIAVGHGPLLRHHLSHWVSDYREWSGQRSKGESYAAICYLSQYGFSDRISQAIAHGVGKADAQVQLVDLRATDAQELTALIGDAKAVVAPTWPLEPDAELQASIGTLLAALNPKQMVGVYDAFGGNDEPIDAVADQLRNQGQKQAFAPLRIRQLPQGSDYQRCEESGTDLGQLLTKEKTLAAMKSLDGDLDKALGRISGGLYVVTASQGEGEERRRGAMVASWVSQASFSPPGLTVAVAKDRAIETLMQTGDRFVLNVLRQDNHQSLLRHFLKRFPPGADRFAGVNVLDGVAEGGPVLGDALAYLGCRVEQRLEGPDHWIIYGVVEQGNVADTDASTAVHHRKVGNHY, from the coding sequence ATGGTCGTCGCTCCAGCTGCTCCCCGCTTGAGCCTGCAATGCGAAGCGATCGCCGCTGACACCTCCACAATCCGCTCGCTCGACTGGGAACGGAGTCGCTTCGATATCGAATTCGGCCTGCGTAACGGCACCACCTACAACTCTTTCCTGGTACGGGGGGAACGCACAGCCCTGATCGACACCAGCCACGCGAAATTCCGCGACACCTGGATCCCCCTGCTCAAGGATCAGATCGATCCGAGCACGATCGATGTCCTGATCGTGAGCCACACGGAGCCGGACCATTCCGGTCTGATCGGAGATCTGATCGACCTGAACCCCAACATCGAAATCGTGGGGTCGAAGGTGGCGCTGCAGTTCCTCCAAGACCAGGTACACAGACCCTTTAAGTCCCGTGCGGTGAAGTCCGGCGAAGAATTTGATCTGGGGACCAACCCCGAGAGCGGCATCCAGCACCGTTTCGAATTCCTCAGCGCCCCAAACCTGCATTGGCCGGACACGATCTTTTCCTTTGATCACGGCACAGGAATCCTTTACACCTGCGACGCCTTCGGCCTGCACTACTGCTCCGAGGACGTCTTTGACGCCGATCCCGGCGCCATTGCTCCTGATTTCCGCTTCTATTACGACTGCTTGATGGGTCCCAATGCCCGCAGCGTGCTGCAGGCCCTCAAGCGCATGGATGGCCTACCTGAGATCAACACCATCGCCGTGGGACATGGGCCGCTGTTGCGCCATCACCTCAGTCACTGGGTGAGCGACTACCGGGAATGGAGTGGTCAGAGAAGCAAAGGAGAGAGTTATGCAGCCATTTGCTACCTCAGCCAGTACGGGTTTTCAGATCGAATCAGCCAGGCGATCGCCCATGGCGTTGGCAAGGCGGACGCCCAGGTTCAGCTGGTGGATCTGCGTGCCACCGATGCCCAGGAGCTGACGGCACTGATCGGGGATGCCAAAGCGGTGGTGGCACCCACCTGGCCTCTGGAACCGGATGCCGAACTGCAAGCGTCGATCGGCACACTGCTGGCCGCACTGAATCCCAAACAGATGGTTGGCGTGTATGACGCGTTCGGCGGCAACGACGAACCGATTGACGCCGTCGCTGATCAATTGCGAAACCAGGGACAGAAGCAGGCCTTCGCTCCCCTGCGTATCCGTCAACTCCCGCAGGGATCCGATTACCAGAGATGCGAGGAGTCGGGAACGGATCTTGGGCAGCTGCTGACCAAGGAAAAGACCCTTGCCGCGATGAAAAGTCTGGATGGCGACCTGGACAAGGCACTTGGGCGGATCAGCGGTGGCCTCTATGTGGTGACGGCCAGCCAGGGGGAGGGTGAGGAACGCCGCCGCGGAGCCATGGTGGCGAGTTGGGTCAGCCAGGCCAGCTTCTCTCCACCAGGCCTCACAGTTGCCGTAGCCAAGGATCGAGCGATCGAAACCCTGATGCAGACGGGTGATCGCTTCGTGCTGAATGTGCTGCGGCAGGACAATCACCAGTCTCTGCTGCGGCATTTCCTCAAGCGCTTCCCCCCCGGTGCCGATCGCTTTGCAGGTGTGAACGTGTTGGATGGAGTCGCCGAAGGTGGACCGGTACTCGGAGATGCTCTGGCCTACCTGGGTTGTCGGGTGGAGCAGCGCCTGGAGGGTCCAGACCACTGGATCATCTATGGCGTGGTGGAACAGGGCAATGTGGCGGATACCGATGCATCCACAGCCGTGCACCATCGCAAGGTTGGCAACCACTACTGA
- a CDS encoding diflavin flavoprotein, giving the protein MTASATATTTATRQTITLPIDTGATSLRSLSPQRSRFELEYALERGSTANSFLFEGDENHAAVLVHPPGAAYGEVFLPALTAVMPEPNQKLLVVVGHVNPNRVALLRELAVAYTELELIASNAGAKVLNELWSLRKPAPPGELSDEPALPDLPPIRVIRHEQSMPLSHGRTLLLLPAPTPRWPGGLLAFEEDLGLLMSDKFFSAHLCTEDWSESNRSSTEEERRHFYDCLMAPMARQVDALVDRLEDLDISTIAPGHGPAIETSWRSLLSDYHRWGQSHQQASLSVLLLFASAYGNTAAIADALAQGVGRTGIRVNSLNCEFTPANELVDAIQRADAVLIGSPTLGGHAPTPIVSALGTLLAEGDRSKPVGVFGSFGWSGEAVDLLESKLRDGGFSFGFEPIRVKFSPDAARVKQLEEIGTRFGRQLLKIQKRAQRRSAGGLSESRSDPAVVALGRVIGTLCVLTTRKGDMSGAMVASWVSQASFSPPGITVAVAKDRAVETLLHKGDRFALNVLAEGREASLMKQFLQPFEPGADRFSGLDLEESPAEQPLLPEALAWLDGEVKQRMECGDHWLLYAQVNHGGLFDTEGSTAVHQRRSGANY; this is encoded by the coding sequence ATGACAGCGTCAGCGACAGCAACCACAACAGCCACACGGCAGACGATCACCCTGCCGATCGACACAGGGGCCACCAGCCTGCGCAGCCTCAGCCCGCAGCGCAGCCGCTTCGAGCTGGAATACGCCCTTGAACGCGGAAGCACGGCCAACAGCTTCCTGTTCGAAGGGGATGAGAACCACGCTGCGGTACTGGTCCACCCCCCAGGAGCTGCCTATGGCGAGGTTTTTCTGCCTGCTCTGACCGCAGTCATGCCCGAACCCAACCAGAAACTTCTGGTGGTGGTTGGCCATGTGAACCCCAATCGAGTCGCCCTGCTTCGGGAGCTGGCAGTGGCTTACACAGAGCTTGAGCTGATTGCATCCAACGCCGGCGCCAAGGTCTTGAACGAGTTGTGGAGCCTGCGAAAACCAGCCCCCCCTGGAGAGCTGTCAGACGAGCCGGCACTCCCGGATCTACCTCCGATTCGGGTGATCCGTCATGAGCAGAGCATGCCGCTCAGCCATGGACGCACCCTGTTGCTGCTGCCAGCCCCGACACCTCGATGGCCCGGAGGATTACTGGCTTTTGAAGAAGACCTCGGGCTGTTGATGAGCGACAAGTTCTTCAGCGCCCATCTCTGCACGGAAGACTGGTCCGAGAGCAACCGAAGCAGCACTGAAGAAGAGCGACGCCATTTCTACGACTGCCTGATGGCCCCCATGGCTCGGCAGGTGGACGCCCTTGTGGACCGCCTCGAAGACCTCGACATCAGCACCATCGCACCTGGCCACGGGCCAGCCATCGAAACGAGCTGGAGAAGTCTGCTGAGTGACTATCACCGCTGGGGGCAAAGCCATCAGCAGGCAAGCCTCAGCGTTCTGCTCCTGTTCGCCAGCGCTTACGGCAATACAGCCGCGATCGCCGACGCCCTGGCCCAGGGCGTGGGGCGCACCGGCATCCGGGTGAACAGCCTCAACTGCGAATTCACGCCAGCCAACGAACTGGTGGATGCGATTCAAAGGGCGGACGCCGTCCTGATCGGGTCTCCAACCCTGGGAGGACATGCCCCAACCCCCATCGTCTCCGCCCTGGGAACCTTGCTGGCCGAAGGGGATCGCAGCAAACCCGTCGGTGTGTTCGGCAGCTTCGGCTGGAGCGGAGAAGCGGTGGATCTACTCGAGAGCAAATTGCGGGATGGTGGGTTCTCGTTCGGCTTTGAGCCCATTCGGGTGAAATTCAGTCCGGATGCCGCACGGGTGAAGCAGCTCGAGGAAATCGGTACCCGCTTCGGCCGCCAGCTTCTGAAAATCCAGAAGCGCGCCCAGCGTCGTTCAGCTGGTGGCTTGAGTGAAAGCCGCAGTGACCCTGCCGTGGTTGCCCTCGGTCGGGTGATTGGAACCCTGTGTGTCCTGACGACTCGCAAGGGCGACATGAGTGGCGCGATGGTTGCCAGCTGGGTGAGCCAGGCCAGTTTTTCTCCTCCGGGAATCACCGTGGCTGTCGCCAAGGATCGTGCCGTCGAAACTCTGCTGCACAAAGGCGATCGCTTTGCGTTGAATGTTCTGGCTGAGGGGAGAGAAGCATCGCTGATGAAACAGTTCCTTCAACCCTTTGAACCCGGTGCCGATCGCTTCTCCGGCCTGGACCTGGAGGAAAGCCCTGCCGAGCAACCTCTGTTGCCAGAGGCTCTGGCCTGGCTGGATGGGGAGGTGAAACAACGAATGGAATGTGGCGACCACTGGCTGCTGTATGCCCAGGTCAACCATGGCGGCCTGTTTGATACAGAAGGCTCCACAGCCGTCCACCAACGGCGCAGCGGGGCGAACTACTGA
- a CDS encoding ZIP family metal transporter translates to MDCSLLFAVAPTASIGQATPYEAFGWAFLATASLLISAWIGSFTHPSKRITAVMLAFSAGLLISLLSYDLLEVAYETAGLGPALFGFFLGLCFFVLFNRMLQHRGVKRRRSPIHGGLPQESSDDSAQTAGMALVIGALIDGIPEAASIGISLLENRIVSLSVIISVAITNIPEGLASGAGLQRSGWRLKTILLMWGGVVLICSFTSLLSFVFLKDTGPILQGALIALAGGGVLAMTLQTVVPEAFEETHDMVSILGGSGFAVAFVLSRLLPH, encoded by the coding sequence TTGGATTGTTCTCTCCTTTTTGCTGTTGCCCCGACTGCCTCGATAGGTCAGGCCACGCCATATGAAGCGTTTGGCTGGGCTTTTCTGGCGACGGCATCCTTGTTGATCTCGGCCTGGATCGGGTCCTTCACCCATCCCAGCAAGCGCATTACTGCCGTGATGCTGGCCTTCAGCGCAGGTCTGTTGATCTCGCTTTTGTCGTATGACCTGCTTGAGGTGGCGTACGAAACAGCTGGTCTTGGCCCGGCTTTGTTCGGCTTCTTTCTGGGTCTCTGCTTTTTTGTGCTGTTCAATCGGATGCTGCAACACAGGGGGGTGAAACGTCGACGTTCTCCGATCCACGGAGGACTCCCTCAGGAGTCCTCTGATGATTCCGCTCAAACCGCCGGAATGGCCTTGGTGATTGGTGCTCTGATCGATGGCATTCCAGAGGCGGCAAGCATTGGCATCTCACTGTTGGAGAACAGGATCGTGAGTCTCTCGGTGATCATCAGTGTGGCGATCACCAACATTCCCGAGGGTCTTGCCAGCGGAGCTGGACTCCAGCGTTCCGGCTGGCGGCTCAAGACAATTCTCTTGATGTGGGGTGGCGTGGTGTTGATCTGTTCGTTCACTTCGCTGCTGTCATTCGTGTTTCTGAAAGACACGGGCCCGATCTTGCAGGGAGCTCTGATTGCCCTGGCTGGAGGTGGCGTTCTGGCCATGACGCTGCAAACAGTTGTGCCGGAAGCCTTTGAGGAAACACACGACATGGTGAGCATCCTTGGTGGGTCCGGTTTCGCCGTGGCATTTGTGTTGTCACGCCTGCTCCCCCACTGA
- a CDS encoding NAD(P)H-dependent oxidoreductase, with amino-acid sequence MTHGGPDLLAIAASNGENLKLAQQFVDAAAARDASADLLDLTLLDLPVFTPRKQKEAPPNGLSELEQRLFSAPRWVICAPEYNGSIPPVLSNAIAWLSVQGDDFRALFNGRPVGIASVSGGGGMEVLLSMRIQLTHLGAQVVGRQLQSNKAKPPRQESVDDLVARLLQLHPLVL; translated from the coding sequence ATGACCCATGGAGGGCCCGATCTCCTCGCCATTGCAGCAAGCAATGGCGAGAACCTGAAACTCGCCCAGCAGTTCGTCGACGCAGCCGCCGCCAGAGATGCCTCCGCAGATCTCCTTGATCTCACCCTCCTCGATCTTCCCGTTTTTACGCCGCGAAAGCAGAAAGAGGCTCCACCCAACGGACTGAGTGAACTGGAACAACGCCTGTTCAGCGCTCCACGCTGGGTGATCTGCGCGCCGGAATACAACGGATCGATCCCCCCTGTTCTCAGCAATGCAATCGCCTGGCTGTCCGTTCAGGGAGATGACTTTCGTGCCTTGTTCAACGGCAGACCCGTTGGCATCGCCAGCGTCTCCGGGGGCGGTGGCATGGAGGTGCTTCTGTCGATGCGCATTCAGCTCACACACCTTGGTGCACAGGTGGTGGGGCGACAGCTACAAAGCAACAAGGCCAAACCACCGCGTCAGGAAAGCGTGGATGATCTCGTGGCACGCCTGCTGCAACTACACCCCTTAGTGCTGTGA
- a CDS encoding pirin-like bicupin family protein has protein sequence MKFRASTERFHSQFDWLDSWHSFSFSHHYDPRWMGFGPLRVINDDTVAAGRGFGMHPHQDMEIVTVMVQGQLNHRDSMGHSEVLKAGEVQRMSAGTGVVHSEMNLGEEACRFLQIWIEPDQRDLKPDYEQKPFGIGRDWTALLDPSGRDAAMAISQTLFLWRAKPQPGDELSLPAEGGPMLWLQLIDGALSWTSEQGEPATLVKGDGVGLHRDDPRLHRLRGTDSGADVLLFAMNA, from the coding sequence GTGAAATTCCGAGCATCAACCGAGCGATTTCACAGCCAGTTTGACTGGCTCGATTCGTGGCACAGCTTTTCCTTTTCCCATCACTACGACCCCCGCTGGATGGGGTTTGGACCACTTCGCGTCATCAACGACGACACCGTGGCAGCCGGTCGAGGCTTTGGAATGCATCCTCACCAGGACATGGAAATCGTGACCGTGATGGTGCAAGGCCAGCTGAACCACCGCGACTCCATGGGCCACAGCGAAGTGCTCAAAGCCGGAGAGGTTCAGAGGATGAGTGCTGGCACCGGAGTGGTGCACAGCGAAATGAACCTGGGCGAGGAAGCCTGCCGCTTTTTGCAGATCTGGATCGAGCCAGATCAACGCGATCTGAAGCCTGACTACGAACAGAAACCCTTTGGCATCGGACGCGACTGGACTGCTCTTCTGGATCCATCCGGAAGAGACGCTGCCATGGCCATCTCGCAGACACTCTTCCTTTGGAGAGCCAAACCGCAGCCCGGCGATGAACTCTCACTGCCAGCAGAAGGCGGTCCCATGCTTTGGCTGCAGCTGATTGATGGCGCGCTCAGCTGGACGTCGGAGCAGGGAGAGCCCGCAACCCTGGTGAAAGGAGATGGCGTGGGGCTCCACCGTGATGACCCACGTCTTCATCGGCTGAGAGGGACAGATTCCGGCGCTGACGTCTTGCTGTTCGCAATGAACGCTTAA
- the gcvP gene encoding aminomethyl-transferring glycine dehydrogenase — protein sequence MTLLYDLRNLASVALSSPFLQRHLGPSEEDQQKMLSQLGYRDLDAFIADVVPDDILDQTAPLAELPEGCDEATALRDLQGIAADNRIARSLIGLGYHGTATPALIQRHVFENPAWYTAYTPYQAEIAQGRLEALLNFQTLISELTGLPIANASLLDEATAAAEAMALSHGVCKRPDALRYLVDSAVLPQTWAVLQTRAEPLGIQLEQVNSDDVVIDDSVFGVLLQLPGADGRVWDPTELIERTHDVGALVTVAIDPLAQTLMAPVGSMGADIAVGCAQRFGVPMGFGGPHAAFFATRETYKRQIPGRLVGQSRDAEGRPALRLALQTREQHIRRDKATSNICTAQVLLAVMASFYAVHHGPEGLTAIARRVVSLRQRLEASLMSLGFSLAAIDRFDSVVVSCPQAPLIHRAARAAGFNLQVLPHGVEADQASGFGIALDECSTDAELSELVAALASAVEKPAPSPVASVTGDLSGVPQRTTPWLRQEAFHRYRSETELMRYIQRLVSRDLSLVHGMIPLGSCTMKLNAASELLPVSWPEFGSLHPFAPADQVKGYQRLSRDLEAWLSALTGFAAVSLQPNAGSQGEYAGLLVIRAWHLSRGDANRDVCLIPTSAHGTNPASAVMAGLRVVPVACDADGNIDQQDLAARVAEHADRLAALMVTYPSTHGVFEPGIRRICDLVHANGGQVYLDGANLNAQVGLCRPGAYGADVCHLNLHKTFCIPHGGGGPGVGPIGVADHLAPFLPGHPLATSPSNSAIGPVSAAALGSAGILPISWMYLRMMGAAALRQASAVALLSANYLAHRLDEHYPVLFRGPTGRVAHECILDLRPLKRSASIDVDDIAKRLMDFGFHAPTVSWPVAGTVMVEPTESESLAELDRFCDAMIVIREEVHAIETGAIDPINNPLKQAPHTMATVMSDLWDRPYSREQAAFPMQGQDQQKVWPAVARIDNAFGDRNLVCTCPSVEEMATAA from the coding sequence GTGACCCTTCTTTACGATCTCCGCAATCTCGCTTCGGTCGCCTTGTCCTCCCCATTCCTGCAGCGCCATCTCGGCCCTAGCGAGGAGGACCAGCAGAAGATGCTCTCCCAGCTTGGTTACCGGGATCTCGACGCCTTCATTGCTGATGTCGTTCCAGACGACATCCTCGATCAAACGGCACCACTCGCAGAACTTCCTGAGGGTTGTGACGAAGCAACAGCCCTTAGAGATCTTCAGGGCATCGCCGCCGATAACCGCATCGCTCGATCGCTGATCGGCCTCGGTTATCACGGCACCGCAACGCCAGCGTTGATTCAGCGGCATGTTTTTGAAAATCCCGCCTGGTACACCGCCTACACGCCATATCAGGCGGAGATTGCTCAGGGGCGGCTAGAAGCTCTGCTCAATTTCCAGACGCTGATCAGCGAACTCACCGGTCTGCCGATCGCCAACGCATCGCTCTTGGATGAGGCCACGGCGGCTGCAGAGGCGATGGCTCTCAGCCATGGGGTGTGCAAGCGACCGGATGCTCTGCGTTACCTCGTGGATTCAGCCGTGCTGCCACAGACATGGGCGGTCCTGCAGACACGTGCTGAACCACTTGGGATTCAGCTGGAGCAGGTGAACTCGGACGACGTCGTCATTGACGACAGCGTGTTTGGCGTACTGCTGCAGCTCCCTGGTGCTGACGGACGCGTCTGGGACCCCACGGAGTTAATCGAGCGCACCCACGACGTCGGGGCCCTGGTCACCGTGGCCATCGACCCCCTGGCCCAAACACTGATGGCGCCGGTGGGCTCGATGGGTGCTGATATCGCCGTTGGGTGTGCGCAGCGTTTTGGGGTTCCGATGGGTTTCGGTGGACCGCATGCGGCGTTTTTCGCCACCCGAGAGACCTACAAGCGTCAGATTCCAGGCCGACTGGTTGGTCAGTCCCGCGATGCGGAGGGACGGCCGGCGCTGCGCCTGGCGCTGCAGACCCGCGAGCAGCACATCCGTCGCGACAAGGCCACCAGCAACATCTGCACAGCTCAGGTGTTGTTGGCCGTGATGGCATCGTTTTACGCGGTCCATCACGGACCGGAAGGTCTCACCGCGATTGCGCGACGGGTGGTGAGCCTGCGACAGCGTCTTGAAGCATCGCTCATGTCGCTCGGCTTCTCCCTCGCTGCAATCGATCGTTTCGACAGTGTCGTTGTCAGCTGCCCTCAGGCACCCCTGATTCATCGGGCTGCAAGGGCTGCCGGTTTCAACCTGCAGGTGTTGCCTCATGGTGTTGAAGCAGACCAGGCCAGCGGCTTCGGTATCGCCCTCGATGAATGCAGTACAGACGCTGAACTCTCTGAACTGGTCGCAGCCCTGGCTTCAGCTGTCGAGAAGCCGGCACCGTCCCCTGTCGCTTCGGTCACCGGTGACCTGAGCGGTGTTCCTCAGCGGACAACCCCATGGCTGAGGCAGGAAGCGTTCCATCGCTACCGAAGTGAAACCGAGTTGATGCGCTACATCCAGCGGCTGGTCAGCCGAGATCTGTCGCTGGTGCACGGGATGATCCCCCTGGGAAGTTGCACGATGAAGCTGAATGCTGCTTCTGAGCTTCTGCCCGTCAGCTGGCCGGAATTCGGTTCCTTGCATCCTTTTGCTCCGGCCGATCAGGTCAAGGGTTACCAGCGCCTTTCCCGAGATCTTGAGGCGTGGTTGTCGGCTCTGACTGGGTTCGCTGCAGTGTCACTGCAGCCCAACGCCGGATCCCAGGGGGAATACGCCGGCCTTCTGGTGATACGGGCCTGGCACCTGTCCCGAGGTGATGCGAACCGCGATGTGTGCCTGATCCCGACAAGTGCCCACGGCACCAATCCGGCCAGTGCGGTGATGGCTGGCCTGCGGGTGGTTCCAGTGGCTTGCGATGCCGACGGCAACATCGATCAGCAGGATCTCGCAGCCCGTGTTGCCGAACATGCCGACCGGCTCGCAGCACTCATGGTCACCTATCCATCCACCCATGGAGTTTTTGAACCGGGCATCCGCAGGATCTGTGATTTGGTCCATGCCAACGGAGGGCAGGTGTACCTCGATGGCGCCAATCTCAACGCTCAGGTGGGTCTCTGTCGTCCTGGCGCCTATGGAGCCGATGTTTGTCACCTAAACCTGCACAAGACGTTCTGCATCCCCCACGGTGGTGGTGGACCCGGAGTTGGTCCGATCGGTGTGGCCGATCACCTCGCCCCGTTCCTGCCTGGCCACCCCTTGGCGACATCACCCTCAAATTCTGCGATTGGCCCCGTGTCCGCAGCCGCCCTGGGGAGTGCCGGAATTCTTCCAATCAGTTGGATGTATCTCCGGATGATGGGTGCAGCGGCTCTCCGCCAGGCCAGTGCTGTGGCGCTTCTGTCCGCCAATTACCTGGCCCATCGCCTCGATGAGCACTACCCGGTGTTGTTTCGTGGTCCCACCGGTCGTGTTGCCCACGAATGCATCCTCGACCTGCGTCCTCTCAAACGCAGCGCATCCATTGATGTGGATGACATTGCCAAGCGTCTGATGGATTTCGGATTTCATGCCCCCACCGTGAGTTGGCCTGTGGCGGGAACAGTGATGGTGGAACCCACCGAAAGTGAGAGCCTTGCGGAACTCGATCGCTTCTGCGACGCGATGATCGTGATCCGGGAGGAAGTGCATGCCATTGAAACCGGCGCCATTGATCCGATCAATAACCCTCTCAAGCAGGCTCCCCACACGATGGCCACGGTGATGTCTGATCTATGGGACCGTCCTTACAGCCGTGAGCAGGCGGCGTTCCCAATGCAGGGTCAGGACCAGCAAAAGGTCTGGCCTGCAGTGGCTCGGATCGATAACGCTTTCGGAGATCGCAATCTGGTTTGCACGTGTCCGTCCGTGGAGGAGATGGCGACAGCCGCCTGA
- the gcvH gene encoding glycine cleavage system protein GcvH, which yields MAFEFPASFRFADSHEFAHADGELVRVGISAFAVDQLGDIVFVELPEVGSELSKGASFGSVESVKAVEDMYAPLDGEVVQRNESVLDSPEELQSDPHGKGWLLMVRPKDASQLETLLDSAAYGAKVNAS from the coding sequence ATGGCGTTTGAGTTTCCAGCATCCTTCCGTTTCGCCGACAGTCACGAGTTCGCCCATGCCGATGGTGAGCTGGTTCGGGTTGGGATCAGTGCCTTCGCTGTTGATCAGCTGGGAGACATCGTGTTTGTGGAGCTTCCTGAGGTGGGTTCCGAGCTCAGCAAGGGCGCCAGTTTCGGTTCCGTGGAATCCGTTAAGGCGGTTGAGGACATGTACGCCCCGCTGGATGGTGAGGTGGTGCAGCGCAATGAATCAGTGCTCGACAGCCCTGAAGAACTGCAGAGCGACCCCCATGGCAAGGGCTGGCTGCTGATGGTGCGCCCCAAGGATGCTTCCCAGCTCGAAACGCTGCTCGATTCAGCTGCATATGGTGCCAAGGTGAACGCCAGCTGA
- a CDS encoding aminotransferase class I/II-fold pyridoxal phosphate-dependent enzyme — MVEQVVADQDAIARQRTAGVAPRLQRVLSAFAAERLGTQHFASLTGYGHGDQGREVVDRVFARVLGAEAAAVRLQFVSGTHAIAAALFGVLRPGDHLLSITERPYDTLEEVIGLRGTQQGSLADFGVRYSELPLTASGAVDQSALEQALEAPLRMVLIQRSCGYSWRPSLAVAEIGRLCDLIHARQPDCVCFVDNCYGELVEEQEPPHVGADLIAGSLIKNLGGTIAPTGGYVAGRADLVEQACCRLTAPGIGSEGGTGFDLQRLVLQGLFLAPQMVSEALIGADLVAGAFQRLGFAVNPGPGDHRSDLIQAVQLGSSESLILVCRALQACSPVGAYLDPVPAAMPGYESELVMAGGTFIDGSTSELSADAPLREPFNLYLQGGTHRAHVQLALTEALAALDAAGLINLPQTGARA, encoded by the coding sequence TTGGTTGAACAGGTGGTCGCCGATCAGGACGCGATCGCCAGGCAGCGCACAGCGGGAGTAGCGCCGCGTTTGCAGCGGGTTCTGAGCGCTTTCGCAGCTGAGCGGCTCGGCACTCAGCACTTTGCATCGCTGACGGGCTACGGCCACGGGGACCAGGGCCGTGAGGTGGTGGACCGCGTGTTCGCAAGGGTGCTGGGTGCCGAAGCGGCCGCGGTGCGATTGCAGTTCGTCAGCGGTACGCATGCGATCGCCGCGGCACTGTTCGGCGTGCTGCGTCCGGGAGATCATTTGCTCTCGATCACTGAACGGCCATACGACACCTTGGAGGAGGTCATCGGTCTGCGTGGAACGCAGCAGGGTTCCCTGGCTGATTTCGGCGTTCGCTACAGCGAACTTCCCCTCACCGCCTCGGGTGCTGTCGATCAGTCCGCTTTGGAACAGGCTCTTGAGGCACCGCTCCGGATGGTTCTGATCCAGCGCAGCTGTGGCTACAGCTGGCGGCCATCGCTCGCCGTTGCCGAGATCGGGCGACTCTGCGACCTCATCCATGCACGCCAGCCTGATTGCGTCTGCTTTGTCGATAACTGCTATGGCGAACTGGTGGAAGAGCAAGAGCCGCCCCATGTGGGAGCTGATCTGATCGCCGGGTCCCTGATCAAAAACCTGGGTGGCACCATTGCCCCCACAGGTGGTTACGTCGCTGGTCGGGCTGATCTGGTGGAGCAGGCCTGTTGCCGTTTGACGGCTCCAGGCATCGGCAGCGAGGGGGGAACAGGGTTTGACCTGCAGCGCTTGGTCCTGCAGGGGTTGTTTCTAGCGCCGCAGATGGTGTCTGAGGCCTTGATCGGGGCTGACCTCGTGGCTGGTGCCTTTCAACGGCTGGGTTTTGCCGTGAATCCCGGCCCGGGAGATCACCGCAGCGATTTGATTCAGGCCGTGCAACTGGGCTCCTCCGAGAGCCTGATTCTTGTTTGTCGAGCTCTCCAGGCCTGCTCACCGGTGGGTGCCTACCTGGACCCAGTGCCAGCGGCGATGCCCGGATATGAGAGTGAACTTGTGATGGCGGGAGGCACCTTTATTGATGGGTCGACCAGTGAGCTCTCCGCAGACGCCCCCTTGCGTGAGCCTTTCAACCTCTATCTGCAGGGAGGGACGCACCGGGCCCATGTTCAGCTGGCTCTAACCGAGGCGCTGGCAGCTCTCGATGCGGCAGGTCTGATCAATCTCCCGCAAACTGGAGCAAGAGCATGA